In Gordonia phthalatica, one genomic interval encodes:
- a CDS encoding helix-turn-helix transcriptional regulator, with protein sequence MAHKPTLNTPEAAEYVNSTVATLNSWRYLGRGPAYIKLGRRVVYRVADLDAWMDANTVTPSA encoded by the coding sequence ATGGCTCACAAGCCCACCCTGAACACCCCCGAGGCCGCCGAGTACGTCAATTCGACGGTGGCCACCCTCAACTCCTGGCGATACCTCGGCCGCGGCCCCGCGTACATCAAGCTCGGCCGCCGCGTGGTCTACCGCGTGGCCGATCTGGACGCCTGGATGGACGCCAACACCGTCACGCCGAGCGCGTGA